A genome region from Streptomyces antimycoticus includes the following:
- a CDS encoding ribbon-helix-helix protein, CopG family: MNLRLRDDQQEALKQRAEEEGRSMHAIVLQAIDRYLEQEADRESVQRLGAKYAARHADLLRRLGE, from the coding sequence ATGAATCTCCGACTGCGCGACGACCAGCAAGAGGCGCTCAAGCAGCGGGCCGAGGAGGAGGGCCGCAGTATGCACGCCATAGTGCTTCAGGCGATCGATCGGTATCTCGAGCAGGAGGCGGACCGGGAGTCGGTCCAGCGCCTGGGGGCGAAGTACGCGGCACGCCACGCGGACCT